A window of the Dunckerocampus dactyliophorus isolate RoL2022-P2 chromosome 19, RoL_Ddac_1.1, whole genome shotgun sequence genome harbors these coding sequences:
- the si:ch211-241j12.4 gene encoding uncharacterized protein si:ch211-241j12.4 isoform X4 — translation MRRQATDTQDSVQDCVPYPSLPADHVLYSGAVLFPGAFDPHGCPLFVFPVDGHARLPELSKGEVVDFIKYFHCLYKKQHHRDTLLSVVADLSNACLFTANFIADILLLLENAKRTVNTVYMVQPKRKEVVRSLQKILLPQTHCTFKVVLLNEECDLSDYIDRSQLPTWLGGSLTYCHQSWVPFIKEIDTFVQEFISVVKRMPLCIASMRALCRLPLPTTFRDLHQFCSFNEAKFHQLRSDLRLDDLLRHCGRLVVKLQHPEKEPHYHAMVGTAVFTHTTRDMLQNFQRLTAAADVVDQLWQQAFSHPRHLLKVFQLREEAQLIMEKIECLLQNTLPSYKVEIAKDAAMAGKLVTEFKTSVHAPAMDLVCCAEDVMQTLAEMLPLDSDRREPWILDLERRKEKLHFSVQYILQTLRAVSCYYRHYHNAQNWYSRVLSENILQELLSDMEVDEMSMRRQRNYETIPAWKWKLSLFLKKNPPPHLEALLHLAHLSKMVPDDELQQAGKQISQRCMTLRELLVSSSPVSVGHLRLALKWQYELLQHRHVRKFSESQTTNITSEHVQDVNYHQVKETDVLRASPPTAFSRIVSAESNHGSFDSGSVGAEINKHTCRGREGLGLFDSFCSRNSAALSWLETHKTDQAHKKDFNSVGNSKMAGIQIHPKTMEAHNFELKVNHTAALSNNLYLNLAGDDVEDSVSIPKNSKREFSSPSDPGITSKQSNMCRDQPTQTEILSSTQPKRTQPCNWNVGSQVSLGDPQLSPICKVLSSTITDGRDQSFCTMEGIQTLLWDSYDLHQGSINSGIDVSIKDCRMKEHKGLELEKTDQPPEILEEEDEVLALIMLEDRPVWDNEMHFCLMSSTHLVEDAFLGLEDCVDHAELLNLSSSRLSASEVDSKASIGGRFTETTVVAEGTFYRPNLMTESRVVQVTQDLIMQDKVNVHETGFCNEKQRRTREDFWKREAENNFDMSLDPECKEKIKRRTLKSHWRVTDSNQAVCDKLSAGLCHRSWRSHSAAVLEDVGKTEIAQTDSSMEGKTGMQDMDQRSKCESPYCRQPSTNMMVYPMVCVSAENDAIDQQQCFLMLRTRSDCAFDPGGASHLHVPQSWRANLSKHDTHSFEMISSPQSAVAKHLLPLQRNSFLSVSEENPGHALRENGKVWLDCSNSSDMSHKEDAVLVVPLQVGTPCLWSP, via the exons atgcgGCGACAGGCAACAG ACACCCAGGATTCAGTCCAGGATTGTGTTCCCTACCCGTCGCTGCCTGCAGACCACGTACTTTACTCTGGAGCTGTTCTCTTCCCAG GTGCTTTTGACCCTCATGGCTGCCCCTTGTTTGTGTTCCCGGTGGATGGGCATGCAAGACTCCCTGAACTCAGCAAGGGAGAGGTGGTGGATTTCATCAAATACTTCCATTGTCTTTACAA GAAGCAGCATCATAGGGACACTTTGTTGTCGGTGGTGGCCGACCTTAGCAATGCTTGCCTTTTTACAGCCAACTTCATTGCAGACATTTTGCTTCTGCTCGAG AATGCCAAGAGGACCGTCAACACGGTATATATGGTTCAGCCCAAAAGGAAAGAGGTTGTGAGGTCGCTGCAGAAGATCTTGCTTCCACAGACTCACTGTACTTTTAAG gttGTCCTCTTGAATGAGGAGTGTGATCTTAGTGACTATATTGACAGAAGCCAGCTGCCAACATGGCTGGGAGGCTCCCTTACTTATTGCCATCAGAGCTGGGTTCCTTTCATTAAG GAGATTGACACTTTTGTCCAGGAGTTTATTTCCGTGGTAAAGAGGATGCCATTATGCATTGCTAGCATGCGGGCTCTGTGCAGGTTGCCCTTGCCCACCACCTTCAGAGACCTCCATCAGTTCTGCTCTTTCAATGAAGCCAAATTCCATCAGCTCAGAAG TGACCTGAGGCTGGATGACTTGCTGAGGCACTGTGGAAGGCTGGTGGTGAAACTTCAACATCCAGAGAAGGAGCCGCACTATCACGCCATGGTTGGCACTGCAGTATTCACGCATACCACTCGTGATATGCTACAGAACTTCCAAAG GCTAACTGCAGCTGCGGATGTAGTGGACCAGTTGTGGCAGCAGGCCTTTTCTCATCCTCGTCACCTGTTAAAGGTTTTCCAGCTGCGAGAGGAAGCACAGCTG ATCATGGAAAAGATTGAGTGTCTACTGCAAAACACACTCCCGTCATACAAAGTAGAGATTGCCAAGGATGCTGCAATGGCAGGGAAGTTGGTGACTGAATTTAAGACATCTGTTCACGCCCCTGCCATG GATCTTGTGTGCTGTGCTGAAGATGTGATGCAGACACTCGCTGAGATGCTGCCATTGGACAGTGACCGCAGGGAGCCATGGATTCTGGATCTGGAGAGACGCAAGGAAAAGCTCCACTTTTCTGTGCAGTACATTCTACAAACCCTAAGAGCCGTTTCCTGCTACTATCGTCACTACCACAAT GCCCAAAACTGGTACAGTCGTGTTCTTTCTGAGAACATCCTGCAGGAGCTTCTGTCAGACATGGAAGTGGATGAAATGTCCATGCGACGGCAAAGGAACTATGAAACTATACCTGCATGGAAGTGGAAGCTGTCTTTGTTCCTGAAAAAGAACCCCCCTCCACATTTAGAAGCACTACTTCATCTGGCCCATCTGTCTAAAATGGTTCCTGATGATGAGCTTCAGCAGGCAGGCAAGCAGATTTCTCAAAG GTGCATGACCCTCAGGGAACTACTGGTTTCTTCCAGCCCTGTGAGTGTTGGCCACCTACGACTGGCACTGAAATGGCAATACGAGTTATTGCAGCACCGACATGTCCGAAAGTTCTCCGAAAGCCAAACGACAAACATCACAAGTGAGCATGTCCAGGATGTTAATTACCATCAAGTTAAGGAGACTGACGTCTTGAGAGCATCTCCTCCCACTGCATTTTCTCGAATAGTGTCGGCAGAGAGTAACCACGGCTCATTTGATTCTGGTTCTGTTGGAGCTGAGATCAATAAGCATACTtgcagagggagggagggattaGGTCTTTTCGATTCATTTTGCTCCAGAAATTCTGCTGCTTTAAGCTGGTTGGAAACCCACAAAACAGACCAAGCACACAAAAAGGACTTCAACTCTGTGGGAAACTCCAAGATGGCCGGTATCCAAATCCACCCTAAAACAATGGAGGCCCACAACTTTGAACTAAAAGTGAATCACACAGCTGCTTTGTCCAACAATCTGTACCTGAACTTGGCTGGAGATGATGTGGAAGATTCCGTCTCTATCCCGAAGAACAGCAAGAGAGAGTTTAGTAGTCCCTCAGACCCTGGGATTACGAGCAAGCAGTCAAACATGTGCAGAGACCAGCCTACACAGACAGAGATATTAAGCAGTACACAGCCGAAAAGGACACAACCTTGCAATTGGAATGTTGGTTCACAAGTCAGTTTAGGGGATCCTCAACTCAGTCCTATTTGCAAAGTTCTTTCCAGCACCATTACAGATGGAAGAGATCAGTCCTTCTGCACCATGGAAGGAATCCAGACTCTTCTCTGGGATTCTTATGACCTACATCAGGGATCCATCAATAG TGGGATTGATGTCTCCATAAAGGACTGTCGTATGAAAGAGCATAAAGGATTAGAGCTGGAGAAGACGGACCAACCTCCTGAAATATTGGAA GAGGAAGACGAGGTTCTTGCCCTGATCATGCTGGAAGACAGGCCAGTGTGGGACAATGAAATGCACTTTTGTTTG ATGTCATCCACTCACTTGGTTGAAGATGCTTTTCTTGGTCTTGAAGACTGTGTGGACCATGCAGAACTCCTGAACTTGAGCAGCTCCAGATTATCTGCTTCAGAAGTTGATTCTAAAGCATCCATAGGCGGGCGTTTTACTGAAACCACAGTGGTAGCAGAAGGAACCTTTTACAGGCCCAACCTGATGACAGAGTCGAGGGTGGTCCAAGTCACACAGGACCTGATCATGCAAGACAAGGTAAACGTTCATGAAACTGGATTCTGCAACGaaaaacagaggagaaccagagAGGATTTCTGGAAACGAGAAGCAGAGAACAACTTTGACATGAGTTTGGACCCAGAATGTAAAGAGAAGATCAAGAGAAGAACTCTTAAAAGTCATTGGAGGGTAACTGATTCAAATCAAGCAGTGTGTGACAAGCTGTCAGCAGGTCTTTGCCACAGATCCTGGAGATCACATTCTGCAGCAGTGCTGGAAGATGTTGGTAAGACTGAAATTGCTCAAACTGATTCAAGTATGGAAGGGAAGACTGGGATGCAAGATATGGATCAACGTTCAAAATGTGAAAGTCCTTACTGCCGTCAGCCATCTACAAATATGATGGTCTATCCTATGGTCTGTGTTTCTGCTGAGAATGATGCTATAGATCAACAACAATGTTTCTTAATGCTTCGAACAAGATCAGATTGTGCATTTGACCCAGGCGGAGCCTCTCATCTTCATGTGCCCCAGTCATGGAGAGCCAATCTCAGCAAACATGACACTCATTCTTTTGAGATGATCAGTTCACCTCAATCCGCAGTGGCCAAGCATCTCTTGCCGCTACAAAGAAACTCTTTTTTGTCCGTGTCTGAAGAAAATCCTGGCCATGCTCTCCGAGAGAACGGAAAAGTGTGGTTAGATTGCAGCAACTCCTCTGACATGAGCCATAAAGAAGATGCCGTGTTAGTGGTACCTTTGCAG GTAGGGACACCGTGCCTCTGGTCTCCATAA
- the si:ch211-241j12.4 gene encoding uncharacterized protein si:ch211-241j12.4 isoform X3: MRRQATDTQDSVQDCVPYPSLPADHVLYSGAVLFPGAFDPHGCPLFVFPVDGHARLPELSKGEVVDFIKYFHCLYKKQHHRDTLLSVVADLSNACLFTANFIADILLLLENAKRTVNTVYMVQPKRKEVVRSLQKILLPQTHCTFKVVLLNEECDLSDYIDRSQLPTWLGGSLTYCHQSWVPFIKEIDTFVQEFISVVKRMPLCIASMRALCRLPLPTTFRDLHQFCSFNEAKFHQLRSDLRLDDLLRHCGRLVVKLQHPEKEPHYHAMVGTAVFTHTTRDMLQNFQRLTAAADVVDQLWQQAFSHPRHLLKVFQLREEAQLIMEKIECLLQNTLPSYKVEIAKDAAMAGKLVTEFKTSVHAPAMDLVCCAEDVMQTLAEMLPLDSDRREPWILDLERRKEKLHFSVQYILQTLRAVSCYYRHYHNAQNWYSRVLSENILQELLSDMEVDEMSMRRQRNYETIPAWKWKLSLFLKKNPPPHLEALLHLAHLSKMVPDDELQQAGKQISQRCMTLRELLVSSSPVSVGHLRLALKWQYELLQHRHVRKFSESQTTNITSEHVQDVNYHQVKETDVLRASPPTAFSRIVSAESNHGSFDSGSVGAEINKHTCRGREGLGLFDSFCSRNSAALSWLETHKTDQAHKKDFNSVGNSKMAGIQIHPKTMEAHNFELKVNHTAALSNNLYLNLAGDDVEDSVSIPKNSKREFSSPSDPGITSKQSNMCRDQPTQTEILSSTQPKRTQPCNWNVGSQVSLGDPQLSPICKVLSSTITDGRDQSFCTMEGIQTLLWDSYDLHQGSINSGIDVSIKDCRMKEHKGLELEKTDQPPEILEEEDEVLALIMLEDRPVWDNEMHFCLMSSTHLVEDAFLGLEDCVDHAELLNLSSSRLSASEVDSKASIGGRFTETTVVAEGTFYRPNLMTESRVVQVTQDLIMQDKVNVHETGFCNEKQRRTREDFWKREAENNFDMSLDPECKEKIKRRTLKSHWRVTDSNQAVCDKLSAGLCHRSWRSHSAAVLEDVGKTEIAQTDSSMEGKTGMQDMDQRSKCESPYCRQPSTNMMVYPMVCVSAENDAIDQQQCFLMLRTRSDCAFDPGGASHLHVPQSWRANLSKHDTHSFEMISSPQSAVAKHLLPLQRNSFLSVSEENPGHALRENGKVWLDCSNSSDMSHKEDAVLVVPLQIWPNTFWNMCVDVEHQPVLLTLVGRFNVCYTAVQAVLTLELQRHHGFPTIEGYVLPHAVHHFHTSHVTVTVRLKKVGTPCLWSP; this comes from the exons atgcgGCGACAGGCAACAG ACACCCAGGATTCAGTCCAGGATTGTGTTCCCTACCCGTCGCTGCCTGCAGACCACGTACTTTACTCTGGAGCTGTTCTCTTCCCAG GTGCTTTTGACCCTCATGGCTGCCCCTTGTTTGTGTTCCCGGTGGATGGGCATGCAAGACTCCCTGAACTCAGCAAGGGAGAGGTGGTGGATTTCATCAAATACTTCCATTGTCTTTACAA GAAGCAGCATCATAGGGACACTTTGTTGTCGGTGGTGGCCGACCTTAGCAATGCTTGCCTTTTTACAGCCAACTTCATTGCAGACATTTTGCTTCTGCTCGAG AATGCCAAGAGGACCGTCAACACGGTATATATGGTTCAGCCCAAAAGGAAAGAGGTTGTGAGGTCGCTGCAGAAGATCTTGCTTCCACAGACTCACTGTACTTTTAAG gttGTCCTCTTGAATGAGGAGTGTGATCTTAGTGACTATATTGACAGAAGCCAGCTGCCAACATGGCTGGGAGGCTCCCTTACTTATTGCCATCAGAGCTGGGTTCCTTTCATTAAG GAGATTGACACTTTTGTCCAGGAGTTTATTTCCGTGGTAAAGAGGATGCCATTATGCATTGCTAGCATGCGGGCTCTGTGCAGGTTGCCCTTGCCCACCACCTTCAGAGACCTCCATCAGTTCTGCTCTTTCAATGAAGCCAAATTCCATCAGCTCAGAAG TGACCTGAGGCTGGATGACTTGCTGAGGCACTGTGGAAGGCTGGTGGTGAAACTTCAACATCCAGAGAAGGAGCCGCACTATCACGCCATGGTTGGCACTGCAGTATTCACGCATACCACTCGTGATATGCTACAGAACTTCCAAAG GCTAACTGCAGCTGCGGATGTAGTGGACCAGTTGTGGCAGCAGGCCTTTTCTCATCCTCGTCACCTGTTAAAGGTTTTCCAGCTGCGAGAGGAAGCACAGCTG ATCATGGAAAAGATTGAGTGTCTACTGCAAAACACACTCCCGTCATACAAAGTAGAGATTGCCAAGGATGCTGCAATGGCAGGGAAGTTGGTGACTGAATTTAAGACATCTGTTCACGCCCCTGCCATG GATCTTGTGTGCTGTGCTGAAGATGTGATGCAGACACTCGCTGAGATGCTGCCATTGGACAGTGACCGCAGGGAGCCATGGATTCTGGATCTGGAGAGACGCAAGGAAAAGCTCCACTTTTCTGTGCAGTACATTCTACAAACCCTAAGAGCCGTTTCCTGCTACTATCGTCACTACCACAAT GCCCAAAACTGGTACAGTCGTGTTCTTTCTGAGAACATCCTGCAGGAGCTTCTGTCAGACATGGAAGTGGATGAAATGTCCATGCGACGGCAAAGGAACTATGAAACTATACCTGCATGGAAGTGGAAGCTGTCTTTGTTCCTGAAAAAGAACCCCCCTCCACATTTAGAAGCACTACTTCATCTGGCCCATCTGTCTAAAATGGTTCCTGATGATGAGCTTCAGCAGGCAGGCAAGCAGATTTCTCAAAG GTGCATGACCCTCAGGGAACTACTGGTTTCTTCCAGCCCTGTGAGTGTTGGCCACCTACGACTGGCACTGAAATGGCAATACGAGTTATTGCAGCACCGACATGTCCGAAAGTTCTCCGAAAGCCAAACGACAAACATCACAAGTGAGCATGTCCAGGATGTTAATTACCATCAAGTTAAGGAGACTGACGTCTTGAGAGCATCTCCTCCCACTGCATTTTCTCGAATAGTGTCGGCAGAGAGTAACCACGGCTCATTTGATTCTGGTTCTGTTGGAGCTGAGATCAATAAGCATACTtgcagagggagggagggattaGGTCTTTTCGATTCATTTTGCTCCAGAAATTCTGCTGCTTTAAGCTGGTTGGAAACCCACAAAACAGACCAAGCACACAAAAAGGACTTCAACTCTGTGGGAAACTCCAAGATGGCCGGTATCCAAATCCACCCTAAAACAATGGAGGCCCACAACTTTGAACTAAAAGTGAATCACACAGCTGCTTTGTCCAACAATCTGTACCTGAACTTGGCTGGAGATGATGTGGAAGATTCCGTCTCTATCCCGAAGAACAGCAAGAGAGAGTTTAGTAGTCCCTCAGACCCTGGGATTACGAGCAAGCAGTCAAACATGTGCAGAGACCAGCCTACACAGACAGAGATATTAAGCAGTACACAGCCGAAAAGGACACAACCTTGCAATTGGAATGTTGGTTCACAAGTCAGTTTAGGGGATCCTCAACTCAGTCCTATTTGCAAAGTTCTTTCCAGCACCATTACAGATGGAAGAGATCAGTCCTTCTGCACCATGGAAGGAATCCAGACTCTTCTCTGGGATTCTTATGACCTACATCAGGGATCCATCAATAG TGGGATTGATGTCTCCATAAAGGACTGTCGTATGAAAGAGCATAAAGGATTAGAGCTGGAGAAGACGGACCAACCTCCTGAAATATTGGAA GAGGAAGACGAGGTTCTTGCCCTGATCATGCTGGAAGACAGGCCAGTGTGGGACAATGAAATGCACTTTTGTTTG ATGTCATCCACTCACTTGGTTGAAGATGCTTTTCTTGGTCTTGAAGACTGTGTGGACCATGCAGAACTCCTGAACTTGAGCAGCTCCAGATTATCTGCTTCAGAAGTTGATTCTAAAGCATCCATAGGCGGGCGTTTTACTGAAACCACAGTGGTAGCAGAAGGAACCTTTTACAGGCCCAACCTGATGACAGAGTCGAGGGTGGTCCAAGTCACACAGGACCTGATCATGCAAGACAAGGTAAACGTTCATGAAACTGGATTCTGCAACGaaaaacagaggagaaccagagAGGATTTCTGGAAACGAGAAGCAGAGAACAACTTTGACATGAGTTTGGACCCAGAATGTAAAGAGAAGATCAAGAGAAGAACTCTTAAAAGTCATTGGAGGGTAACTGATTCAAATCAAGCAGTGTGTGACAAGCTGTCAGCAGGTCTTTGCCACAGATCCTGGAGATCACATTCTGCAGCAGTGCTGGAAGATGTTGGTAAGACTGAAATTGCTCAAACTGATTCAAGTATGGAAGGGAAGACTGGGATGCAAGATATGGATCAACGTTCAAAATGTGAAAGTCCTTACTGCCGTCAGCCATCTACAAATATGATGGTCTATCCTATGGTCTGTGTTTCTGCTGAGAATGATGCTATAGATCAACAACAATGTTTCTTAATGCTTCGAACAAGATCAGATTGTGCATTTGACCCAGGCGGAGCCTCTCATCTTCATGTGCCCCAGTCATGGAGAGCCAATCTCAGCAAACATGACACTCATTCTTTTGAGATGATCAGTTCACCTCAATCCGCAGTGGCCAAGCATCTCTTGCCGCTACAAAGAAACTCTTTTTTGTCCGTGTCTGAAGAAAATCCTGGCCATGCTCTCCGAGAGAACGGAAAAGTGTGGTTAGATTGCAGCAACTCCTCTGACATGAGCCATAAAGAAGATGCCGTGTTAGTGGTACCTTTGCAG ATATGGCCTAACACATTCTGGAACATGTGTGTTGATGTTGAGCATCAGCCAGTCCTGCTGACTCTGGTTGGGCGTTTCAACGTTTGTTACACGGCCGTGCAGGCAGTACTCACTCTTGAATTACAAAGACACCATG GTTTTCCTACAATTGAGGGGTATGTTCTCCCTCATGCAGTCCACCACTTCCATACGTCTCATGTAACTGTCACAGTGCGTCTTAAAAAG GTAGGGACACCGTGCCTCTGGTCTCCATAA